From Pongo pygmaeus isolate AG05252 chromosome 1, NHGRI_mPonPyg2-v2.0_pri, whole genome shotgun sequence, one genomic window encodes:
- the RPE65 gene encoding retinoid isomerohydrolase isoform X1, translating to MSIQVEHPAGGYKKLFETVEELSSPLTAHVTGRIPLWLTGSLLRCGPGLFEVGSEPFYHLFDGQALLHKFDFKEGHVTYHRRFIRTDAYVRAMTEKRIVITEFGTCAFPDPCKNIFSRFFSYFRGVEVTDNALVNVYPVGEDYYACTETNFITKINPETLETIKQVDLCNYVSVNGATAHPHIENDGTVYNIGNCFGKNFSIAYNIVKIPPLQADKEDPISKSEIVVQFPCSDRFKPSYVHSFGLTPNYIVFVETPVKINLFKFLSSWSLWGANYMDCFESNETMGVWLHIADKKRKKYLNNKYRTSPFNLFHHINTYEDNGFLIVDLCCWKGFEFVYNYLYLANLRENWEEVKKNARKAPQPEVRRYVLPLNIDKVTCFSVDFRFNQNVSSLSGIVLLPHVYT from the exons ATGTCTATCCA GGTTGAGCATCCTGCTGGTGGTTACAAGAAACTGTTTGAAACTGTGGAGGAACTGTCCTCGCCACTCACAGCTCATGTAACAG GCAGGATCCCCCTCTGGCTCACCGGCAGTCTCCTTCGATGTGGGCCAGGACTCTTTGAAGTTGGATCTGAGCCATTTTACCACCTGTTTGATGGGCAAGCCCTCCTGCACAAGTTTGACTTTAAAGAAGGACATGTCACATACCACAGAAG gttcatccgCACTGATGCTTACGTACGGGCAATGACTGAGAAAAGGATCGTCATAACAGAATTTGGCACCTGTGCTTTCCCAGATCCCTGCAAGAATATATTTTCCAG gtttttttcttactttcgAGGAGTGGAGGTTACTGACAATGCCCTTGTTAATGTCTACCCAGTGGGGGAAGATTACTATGCTTGCACAGAGACCAACTTTATTACAAAGATTAATCCAGAGACCTTGGAGACAATTAAGCAG GTTGATCTTTGCAACTATGTCTCTGTCAATGGGGCCACTGCTCACCCCCACATTGAAAATGATGGAACCGTTTACAATATTGGTAATTGCTTTGGAAAAAATTTTTCAATTGCCTACAACATTGtaaagatcccaccactgcaagCAG ACAAGGAAGATCCAATAAGCAAGTCAGAGATCGTTGTACAATTCCCCTGCAGTGACCGATTCAAGCCATCTTACGTTCATAG TTTTGGTCTGACTCCCAACTATATCGTTTTTGTGGAGACACCTGTCAAAATTAACCTGTTCAAGTTCCTTTCTTCATGGAGTCTTTGGGGAGCCAACTACATGGATTGTTTTGAGTCCAATGAAACCATGGGG GTTTGGCTTCATATTGctgacaaaaaaaggaaaaagtacctCAATAATAAATACAGGACTTCTCCTTTCAACCTCTTCCATCACATCAACACCTATGAAGACAATGGGTTTCTGATTGTGGATCTCTGCTGCTGGAAAGG ATTTGAGTTTGTTTATAATTACTTATATTTAGCCAATTTACGTGAGAACTGGGAAGAGGTGAAAAAAAATGCCAGAAAGGCTCCCCAACCTGAAGTTAGGAGATATGTACTTCCTTTGAATATTGACAAGGTAACCTGCTTCTCCGTAGATTTCAGATTTAACCAGAATGTTTCATCTCTCTCAGGAATTGTCCTCCTGCCTCATGTTTATACATAA
- the RPE65 gene encoding retinoid isomerohydrolase isoform X2, with product MTEKRIVITEFGTCAFPDPCKNIFSRFFSYFRGVEVTDNALVNVYPVGEDYYACTETNFITKINPETLETIKQVDLCNYVSVNGATAHPHIENDGTVYNIGNCFGKNFSIAYNIVKIPPLQADKEDPISKSEIVVQFPCSDRFKPSYVHSFGLTPNYIVFVETPVKINLFKFLSSWSLWGANYMDCFESNETMGVWLHIADKKRKKYLNNKYRTSPFNLFHHINTYEDNGFLIVDLCCWKGFEFVYNYLYLANLRENWEEVKKNARKAPQPEVRRYVLPLNIDKADTGKNLVTLPNTTATAILCSDETIWLEPEVLFSGPRQAFEFPQINYQKYCGKPYTYAYGLGLNHFVPDRLCKLNVKTKETWVWQEPDSYPSEPIFVSHPDALEEDDGVVLSVVVSPGAGQKPAYLLILNAKDLSEVARAEVEINIPVTFHGLFKKS from the exons ATGACTGAGAAAAGGATCGTCATAACAGAATTTGGCACCTGTGCTTTCCCAGATCCCTGCAAGAATATATTTTCCAG gtttttttcttactttcgAGGAGTGGAGGTTACTGACAATGCCCTTGTTAATGTCTACCCAGTGGGGGAAGATTACTATGCTTGCACAGAGACCAACTTTATTACAAAGATTAATCCAGAGACCTTGGAGACAATTAAGCAG GTTGATCTTTGCAACTATGTCTCTGTCAATGGGGCCACTGCTCACCCCCACATTGAAAATGATGGAACCGTTTACAATATTGGTAATTGCTTTGGAAAAAATTTTTCAATTGCCTACAACATTGtaaagatcccaccactgcaagCAG ACAAGGAAGATCCAATAAGCAAGTCAGAGATCGTTGTACAATTCCCCTGCAGTGACCGATTCAAGCCATCTTACGTTCATAG TTTTGGTCTGACTCCCAACTATATCGTTTTTGTGGAGACACCTGTCAAAATTAACCTGTTCAAGTTCCTTTCTTCATGGAGTCTTTGGGGAGCCAACTACATGGATTGTTTTGAGTCCAATGAAACCATGGGG GTTTGGCTTCATATTGctgacaaaaaaaggaaaaagtacctCAATAATAAATACAGGACTTCTCCTTTCAACCTCTTCCATCACATCAACACCTATGAAGACAATGGGTTTCTGATTGTGGATCTCTGCTGCTGGAAAGG ATTTGAGTTTGTTTATAATTACTTATATTTAGCCAATTTACGTGAGAACTGGGAAGAGGTGAAAAAAAATGCCAGAAAGGCTCCCCAACCTGAAGTTAGGAGATATGTACTTCCTTTGAATATTGACAAG GCTGACACAGGCAAGAATTTAGTCACGCTCCCCAATACAACTGCCACTGCAATTCTGTGCAGTGACGAGACTATCTGGCTGGAGCCTGAGGTTCTCTTTTCAGGACCTCGCCAAG catttgagtttcctcaaatcAATTACCAGAAGTATTGTGGGAAACCTTACACATATGCATATGGACTTGGCTTGAATCACTTTGTTCCAGATAGG CTCTGTAAGCTGAATGTCAAAACTAAAGAAACTTGGGTTTGGCAAGAGCCTGATTCATACCCATCAGAACCCATCTTTGTTTCTCACCCAGATGCCTTGGAAGAAGATGATG GTGTAGTTCTGAGTGTGGTGGTGAGCCCAGGAGCAGGACAAAAGCCTGCTTATCTCCTGATTCTGAATGCCAAGGACTTAAGTGAAGTTGCCCGGGCTGAAGTGGAGATTAACATCCCTGTCACCTTTCATGGACTGTTCAAAAAATCTTGA